A genomic stretch from Pochonia chlamydosporia 170 chromosome 4, whole genome shotgun sequence includes:
- a CDS encoding extracellular membrane protein, 8-cysteine region, CFEM (similar to Metarhizium robertsii ARSEF 23 XP_007820683.2), with product MRLPFWAIVSQTAGLFQFIGAGASSTDPGVVTTTSSAISSTTSISASEIIARFPRCAIPCVTSVIANSTCSPDDIPCLCSDKTAMGTASVCVEDRCPLADALVTKNTTQTACHAPIRDRSGEFKNTVIALGVVTIVITVTRLIFKQFFHPAKKLGADDWAIFGTLAICITGLVIGIRGLTANGLGKDVWTLQTSEISQFVLYFYVLEILYLAGISLVKLSISLFYMNLFAATVAPAVLWATVIFNILYGLIFVTGAIFQCTPVDFYWRQYLDASDGHCININLFGWLNAGIGLVIDLWMIILPMSQVLPLRLHWKKKIGVAIMLLLGTFVTVVSALRLQSLIHFANSNNPTWDQWTTAYWSVLEINVGMICSCLPSLRLILVRLCPSIFGSSNSSSYHHELGPAGKSFHRSKVARTEDDTESHRYIMDLDER from the exons ATGCGattgccattttgggccATTGTCTCCCAGACGGCGGGACTATTTCAGTTCATCGGAGCCGGGGCGAGCTCCACGGACCCGGGAGTGGTGACGACGACATCGTCAGCaatatcatcaacaacatcgatTTCAGCATCGGAAATTATCGCCAGGTTTCCGCGCTGTGCA ATTCCGTGCGTTACCTCCGTCATTGCAAATTCCACATGCTCACCCGATGACATCCCATGTCTTTGCTCCGACAAGACGGCCATGGGCACGGCCAGCGTCTGTGTAGAAGATCGCTGTCCTCTTGCAGATGCGCTTG TCACCAAAAATACAACACAAACTGCATGCCATGCACCAATTCGAGATCGGTCAGGGGAATTCAAGAACACCGTCATCGCACTCGGAGTGGTTACCATTGTAATCACAGTCACTCGCCTCATATTCAAACAATTCTTCCATCCAGCCAAGAAACTCGGCGCCGACGACTGGGCTATATTCGGAACGTTGGCCATCTGCATTACCGGTCTGGTAATTGGAATCCGGGGTCTAACAGCCAACGGATTGGGTAAAGATGTCTGGACGTTGCAAACATCTGAAATATCTCAGTTTGTGCTATACTTCTACGTCCTTGAGATACTGTACTTGGCTGGCATTTCGCTAGTAAAGCTCAGTATTTCTCTGTTTTACATGAATCTCTTTGCGGCAACCGTCGCGCCAGCGGTATTGTGGGCAACGGTAATTTTTAATATCCTGTACGGGCTGATCTTTGTCACTGGGGCCATCTTCCAGTGCACGCCTGTCGATTTCTACTGGAGGCAATATCTCGACGCATCGGATGGCCATTGTATTAATATTAATCTGTTTGGGTGGCTCAATGCCGGCATTGGGCTGGTTATCGACCTTTGGATGATCATCCTCCCCATGAGCCAGGTGCTTCCCTTGCGGCtgcattggaagaagaagatcgGAGTTGCAATcatgcttcttcttggaacATT CGTTACGGTCGTGTCCGCACTGCGCCTTCAATCATTGATCCATTTCGCGAATTCCAACAATCCGACGTGGGATCAGTGGACCACAGCTTATTGGTCGGTACTGGAGATAAATGTCGGAATGATCTGCAGCTGCCTTCCTTCACTCCGCCTCATCTTGGTTCGCCTCTGTCCCAGCATCTTTGGCTCTTCGAACTCATCATCTTACCATCACGAGCTCGGTCCGGCGGGTAAAAGCTTTCATCGGAGTAAGGTTGCACGGACGGAGGACGATACAGAGTCACACAGGTACATCATGGACTTGGATGAGCGTTGA
- a CDS encoding C6 transcription factor (similar to Beauveria bassiana ARSEF 2860 XP_008595876.1): MEFQQQWRIPNATASHVESVTAAGLLHGCAPVLLARGAIVARPRRKRGTLPSDIGTIATGQSQASAKKRIASDGSEHESSPPEVSVSLSESEALPADNTVGSIDGESDAHDALDEPTDAQDSSALHRRIGNQRQSVYDLCHPTSPQGAGTYLAPVQPARQVHKPHEVEYMRQQNVYTTLPQDVCDDLVRIYFQHVHFFLPVVDASAFFREYGVEDSPNMSLLLLWSMLLASANFADTELLQRAGFSSRKAMKAAMYERAKCLYDLDKGTDKLILIQSVILLGFWYSDPQDHTGAWYWIGIAISLAQAIGLHRSPRPTSSNQQLSPARLSVMRRIWWTCLVRDRWVSLAKGRPMRIHGEDCDTPMPAVEDILDELDTIPSTTRAKFMPSESRALSELWLRLVRISAILGGIMRLHYRLHGPELQAADIDNFAHDLQTLTPGIAMSDVWNDKLNIHTRQIELFYQAAIAILYRPYVLNDATCPPSGAHSLWKRDAMRRARTAASNTNNLLQGLIESDGIKYLKPMIITAMIPAMQIHLADCKSADSLNRALGKNKLQLCMLVLSNLRATYWSANVMYRLFNRAQSILGGSDAKDKTTTKLASTPPQPGYPVGEAPDETEAEVQQMPPPSHQNAVSSLSLGPDTNLSIDKGCEQTEPLWFSISPQFNDVDQLLSPGFSLSEDVFLDFFPNYATSMYNQNFALPNQTPDGGFYNNLSFQGM, from the exons ATGGAGTTTCAACAACAATGGAGAATACCGAATGCAACGGCATCGCACGTGGAAAGCGTAACGGCAGCCGGACTACTCCACGGGTGCGCTCCCGTGTTGCTTGCCAGAGGTGCAATCGTCGCAAG GCCACGGAGAAAACGCGGTACCTTGCCTTCGGATATAG GCACCATAGCAACCGGACAAAGTCAAGCTtcggcaaagaagagaattgCATCGGACGGTTCTGAGCACGAGAGTTCACCTCCTGAGGTCTCGGTGTCCTTATCCGAGTCAGAAGCATTACCAGCAGATAATACTGTAGGATCCATTGATGGTGAGTCTGATGCTCATGATGCATTGGATGAACCCACAGACGCCCAAGATAGCTCTGCGTTACATCGAC GTATCGGGAACCAAAGGCAGTCAGTTTATGACCTATGCCATCCAACTTCTCCACAAGGAGCTGGAACATACTTGGCCCCAGTGCAACCAGCACGCCAAGTTCACAAGCCGCATGAAGTTGAATACATGCGTCAGCAGAATGTATATACCACACTACCTCAGGATGTTTGCGACGATCTAGTCCGCATCTACTTTCAGCATGTTCATTTCTTCCTCCCGGTAGTTGATGCATCAGCCTTCTTCAGAGAATATGGCGTGGAAGACTCTCCTAATATGAGCTTGTTGCTACTTTGGAGCATGCTGCTGGCATCTGCGAAT TTTGCAGACACAGAGCTCTTACAAAGAGCCGGCTTCTCTTCCAGGAAGGCTATGAAGGCGGCCATGTACGAACGAGCCAAG TGTCTATACGATCTTGATAAAGGAACAGACAAGCTGATACTTATCCAATCTGTCATCTTGCTAGGATTTTGGTACTCAGATCCCCAGGATCATACTGGGGCATGGTACTGGATTGGGATCGCCATCTCCCTTGCACAGGCTATTGGGCTTCATCGATCTCCTCGcccaacaagcagcaatcAACAGTTATCACCAGCACGATTGTCCGTAATGCGAAGAATTTGGTGGACCTGTCTAGTAAGAGACCGATGGGTCTCACTCGCCAAAGGCCGCCCGATGCGCATCCATGGCGAAGACTGTGATACTCCAATGCCAGCAGTGGAAGATATCTTGGATGAGCTTGACACTATACCAAGTACTACACGAGCCAAATTTATGCCATCAGAATCTCGCGCATTGTCAGAGCTGTGGCTTCGACTGGTACGGATTAGTGCCATCCTCGGAGGCATAATGCGGCTTCACTATCGTCTGCATGGCCCTGAATTACAGGctgcagacattgacaacttTGCACACGATCTACAAACTCTAACACCCGGAATCGCCATGTCAGACGTTTGGAATGATAAGCTCAACATACATACACGTCAAATTGAGCTGTTTTACCA AGCGGCAATAGCAATTCTTTATCGACCATATGTTTTGAATGATGCAACTTGTCCACCTTCTGGTGCTCATTCTCTCTGGAAGAGAGATGCGATGCGTCGCGCCCGCACAGCTGCTTCGAACACCAACAATCTGTTGCAAGGCCTCATCGAGTCAGATGGCATCAAATACCTGAAACCAATGAT AATCACTGCTATGATTCCGGCGATGCAAATCCACCTAGCTGACTGCAAATCTGCCGACTCCCTGAACCGGGCTTTGGGCAAAAACAAGCTCCAACTTTGCATGCTTGTTCTTTCAAATCTTAGAGCAACCTACTGGAGTGCTAATGTCATGTATCGGTTATTTAATAGAGCTCAGAGCATACTCGGCGGCTCGGACGCCAAGGACAAAACGACAACAAAGTTGGCTAGCACTCCGCCTCAACCGGGATATCCTGTTGGTGAAGCTCCAGATGAAACAGAGGCAGAAGTTCAGCAGATGCCCCCTCCGTCCCATCAAAATGCGGTTTCTTCATTGTCTCTTGGTCCCGATACAAATTTGAGCATTGATAAGGGGTGTGAACAGACAGAGCCGCTGTGGTTCAGCATATCACCGCAGTTCAACGACGTTGACCAGCTTCTCAGTCCGGGATTTTCGCTTTCCGAAGATGTTTTTctcgacttcttccccaATTATGCTACTTCGATGTATAATCAGAACTTTGCGCTGCCGAATCAGACTCCAGATGGGGGGTTTTACAATAATTTGAGCTTTCAAGGCATGTAG
- a CDS encoding MFS transporter, ACS family, allantoate permease (similar to Exophiala dermatitidis NIH/UT8656 XP_009155445.1), which translates to MSPVDMNSYDDAKGIMADEIEKMENDSSKVASESFTPAEEKRLVRKLDFWLVPLMMVTYTLQSYDKGVMSAATQFGFNEDLGLTAVIGHEPNGAPITDNHKYANASMMFYIGYLVGTYPMMFLAQRYSISRVVSSATFLWGGVLMSTAGCYNYAGIMVNRFMLGFLESAVAPAFTVLVTFWWTRQEQALRMSSWYACVGVATAISPLINYGLGQIHGPLPSWKPIFLILGAVTICWSVVLFFFLADNPMTANRLTEAERQIAIRRLERNKAGTISHEFNKTQFIEAFRDYKLYSCAFIVLLTGVPSGALGTFGTIVINGFGFNHFDSLALTCPIGAITAISIITVGYITRKFRYTRYLSIIVCGLISITGTLICWFGPRDNRGLLFAGIFLVAVQVASGGLAVSLAASNIAGHTKKSTVSASTFVGYCVGNVIGPVIFGASPGPRYHAGFVGSFVCLCGVVVIAGITSLMLHRENKKRDRRNGSPVEATSIDEDLTDMQNKDFRYIL; encoded by the exons ATGAGTCCAGTAGACATGAATTCatatgatgatgccaaaggcATTATGGCGGACGAAATAGAGAAGATGGAGAATGACTCCTCCAAAGTTGCCAGCGAATCCTTCACCCCAGCGGAAGAAAAGCGCCTTGTCCGCAAACTCGATTTCTG GCTTGTTCCCCTAATGATGGTAACATATACCCTCCAAAGCTACGATAAGGGCGTTATGAGCGCTGCTACACAATTTGGCTTCAACGAAGATCTGGGTCTCACCGCCGTTATTGGCCACGAGCCAAATGGAGCACCCATAACAGATAATCACAAATACGCCAACGCTTCCATGATGTTCTACATTGGGTATCTAGTCGGTACATACCCGATGATGTTCCTGGCCCAGCGCTACTCCATCTCCCGAGTCGTCTCCAGCGCAACGTTTCTCTGGGGCGGCGTTTTGATGTCCACCGCCGGCTGCTACAACTACGCCGGCATCATGGTCAACAGGTTTATGCTCGGCTTTCTTGAGTCTGCTGTCGCCCCTGCTTTCACTGTTCTGGTTACGTTTTGGTGGACTCGACAGGAGCAGGCCCTTCGTATGTCCAGCTGGTATGCCTGCGTCGGAGTCGCAACCGCCATCTCGCCACTAATCAACTACGGATTGGGACAGATTCATGGTCCTCTTCCTTCCTGGAAGCCAATATTTCTCATTCTCGGCGCCGTAACTATTTGTTGGTCTGTagttctcttcttcttcctcgccgatAACCCAATGACAGCCAATCGGTTGACAGAGGCTGAGAGACAAATCGCCATTCGCAGGCTGGAAAGGAACAAAGCTGGAACCATTAGCCATGAATTCAACAAGACGCAGTTCATTGAGGCTTTTCGTGATTACAAGCTATATAGCTGTGCGTTCATTGTGCTTCTCACAGGCGTCCCTTCCGGAGCATTGGGGACATTTGGCACAATTGTCATCAACGGCTTTGGATTCAACCACTTCGATTCCCTGGCACTGACATGTCCTATCGGGGCTATTACTGCAATTTCAATCATCACAGTGGGGTACATCACTCGAAAGTTTAGATATACTCGCTACCTTTCTATTATTGTATGCGGCCTGATTTCAATCACGGGGACTTTGATATGTTGGTTTGGGCCACGAGACAACCGGGGTCTGTTATTTGCTGGTATCTTTCTAGTAGCGGTGCAAGTTGCCTCTGGAGGACTTGCAGTATCCCTTGCTGCCTCGAACATCGCCGGCCACACCA AAAAGTCAACCGTGAGCGCTTCCACATTTGTGGGATACTGTGTTGGAAATGTCATTGGTCCCGTTATTTTTGGTGCTTCTCCAGGGCCGAGATACCACGCAGGATTTGTTGGAAGCTTTGTGTGCTTGTGCGGCGTGGTTGTGATTGCTGGCATCACCAGCCTGATGCTTCACAGggaaaacaagaagagaGATAGGCGTAACGGGAGCCCTGTCGAAGCTACTTCCATTGATGAGGATCTCACAGATATGCAAAATAAGGATTTTCGGTATATTCTGTAG
- a CDS encoding sodium/phosphate symporter (similar to Neosartorya fischeri NRRL 181 XP_001261586.1): protein MVMTEYTYVFVIGTGFALLEAFNNGANDVANAWATSVSSRSVTYRQAMVLCLVFEMLGALAVGARTASTIKNGIIPLSAFQNNAGVQLLAFTCAAAGASLWVQWCTRHSAHVSSTYSLISSIAGVGVATVGVSGVQWGWNNGKGLGAIFAGLGMAPAISAVFAAVIFMLIKLVVHVRKNPIPWAVWTSPFFFLIAGTICTLSVVYKGSPRLGLDKKPAWFIASVTLGVGWGLFVLSALFFVPYVHAKVLKKDYTVTLKHVVLGPMLFSRQAPEDAVHAKVPDYTVHQPDPEETGDDDNSQSDVGVLENKGMSTSISDAEKAAEPTARPTTTTKNNNNKLILAECNQDGYKRLMEEARERHHAKLRKARGPLGWAMRRLHANPMGAGSIYEMHNVIALSKRLPAMVVVALLYGMHYDIHSAQIGIEGTPEGRRMQRVYDKATKYPNEVEYLYSFVQIITACTASFAHGANDVGNAVGVWAAMYSAWSTGKALAASSQVELWQIAVMALTICVGFITYGYNIMKVMGNKITYHSPSRGSSMEMGAAITVLVFSQYSLPVSTSMCITGATVGVGLCNGTLKAVNWQRVGLLVFSWIMTIPIAGLIGGCLMGILLNTPHFK from the exons atggtgatgacCGAGTACACTTACGTTTTTGTAATCGGCACTGGCTTTGCCTTGCTTGAAGCCTTCAACAATGGCGCAA ATGATGTTGCCAATGCTTGGGCTACCAGCGTGTCATCACGGTCCGTGACTTACAGGCAAGCCATGgtcctctgcctcgtcttcgAAATGCTCGGCGCTCTGGCCGTGGGTGCCCGAACCGCATCGACTATCAAGAATGGAATCATCCCCCTATCAGCTTTCCAAAATAACGCTGGCGTTCAACTGCTTGCGTTTACTTGCGCCGCTGCTGGTGCCTCCCTCTGGGTCCAGTGGTGTACTCGCCACTCCGCCCACGTCTCCTCTACCTATTCTCTTATTTCATCCATTGCCGGCGTTGGTGTCGCAACTGTTGGTGTCTCTGGTGTCCAGTGGGGATGGAATAATGGCAAAGGCCTCGGCGCAATCTTCGCCGGCCTTGGAATGGCTCCCGCCATCTCTGCTGTCTTCGCCGCTGTTATCTTCATGCTTATCAAGTTGGTTGTCCATGTTCGAAAGAACCCTATCCCTTGGGCTGTGTGGACTTCTCCATTCTTCTTCCTGATCGCTGGTACCATTTGCACTCTTTCCGTCGTCTACAAGGGCTCCCCGAGACTTGGCCTGGACAAAAAGCCTGCGTGGTTTATTGCTTCCGTCACTCTCGGCGTTGGCTGGGGTCTGTTTGTCCTGTCTGCCCTCTTCTTCGTTCCCTACGTTCACGCAAAGGTGCTCAAGAAGGACTACACCGTTACACTGAAGCATGTTGTGCTTGGCCCCATGCTCTTCAGCCGTCAGGCTCCTGAAGATGCGGTGCATGCCAAGGTACCTGACTATACCGTTCATCAGCCTGACCCTGAGGAGACTGGCGATGACGACAACAGCCAGTCAGATGTTGGAGTGCTCGAGAACAAAGGCATGTCAACTAGTATCTCCGATGCCGAGAAAGCAGCGGAACCCACTGCTCGACCTACAACCACAAcgaagaacaacaacaacaagctGATTCTGGCCGAGTGCAATCAAGATGGCTACAAGAGGCTTATGGAAGAAGCAAGAGAGCGCCACCACGCCAAGCTCAGAAAGGCCCGCGGTCCCTTGGGTTGGGCCATGCGCAGATTGCATGCTAACCCTATGGGCGCTGGATCCATATATGAGATGCACAACGTGATTGCTCTCTCCAAACGCCTTCCTGCTATGGTCGTCGTTGCTCTTCTCTATGGTATGCACTATGACATTCATTCTGCTCAAATCGGTATCGAAGGCACACCTGAGGGACGCCGTATGCAACGTGTTTACGACAAAGCCACCAAGTATCCCAACGAAGTCGAGTACTTGTATTCTTTTGTCCAGATCATTACCGCTTGCACTGCCTCCTTTGCCCATGGTGCCAACGATGTCGGCAATGCGGTTGGTGTCTGGGCAGCCATGTACTCTGCCTGGTCTACTGGCAAGGCTCTCGCTGCCAGTTCTCAAGTCGAGCTGTGGCAAATTGCTGTCATGGCCTTGACCATCTGTGTCGGTTTCATTACTTACGGTTACAATATCATGAAAG TCATGGGCAACAAGATCACCTATCACTCACCCAGCCGAGGCTCTTCGATGGAGATGGGTGCCGCTATCACCGTCCTTGTTTTCTCGCAATATTCCTTGCCGGTTTCAACGTCCATGTGCATCACCGGAGCTACTGTTGGCGTTGGTCTGTGCAATGGCACCTTGAAGGCTGTGAACTGGCAGCGAGTCGGCTTGCTTGTTTTCTCTTGGATTATGACTATCCCCATTGCTGGTCTCATCGGTGGTTGTCTCATGGGCATTCTACTCAACACTCCCCATTTCAAGTAA
- a CDS encoding thioesterase family protein (similar to Metarhizium robertsii ARSEF 23 XP_007820686.1) has translation MPQDAERRPRATFPQATHVERLDSHTYRINLHSDYCIGAVPNGGYTSSCMLAAANTHLASREQSDTVTAHFEYPNRTSSGPAIVVIDEVKLGRTLSTLHLTLWQGELLNHAPWVNTSASRRTVLAYTTHTNWSNFKGMSVLTGYEVTPAALMPPKPDFNSLKANGSDDAWTQSKWPEAFGPAGSSGNWRFFIPRQGPLTPGVLDMWICLSNGENITQQALPYVVDAFPHDLLAFMIAPEIRALMEAPPAGVVEDAATAEARAEVARKNKERGSMWFPTVLLNLETKGALTQEGAEWLAVKVTGKQIRDGKFDLEVVVRDVDGQMVILAHQVALMVSWERNVGKKGGKNRSAL, from the exons ATGCCGCAGGACGCAGAGCGACGGCCCCGTGCAACATTCCCCCAGGCAACGCACGTCGAGCGCTTGGATTCACACACGTACAGGATCAACCTCCACAGCGACTATTGCATCGGCGCAG TTCCCAATGGCGGCTACACATCGTCGTGCATGCTCGCCGCCGCAAACACACACCTCGCTTCACGGGAACAGTCAGACACCGTAACCGCGCACTTTGAGTATCCGAACCGGACGTCCTCAGGCCCGGCAATCGTCGTGATTGACGAGGTGAAGTTAGGGAGAACACTGTCGACTCTGCATCTAACCCTCTGGCAAGGCGAACTCCTCAATCACGCGCCATGGGTGAATACCTCGGCATCTCGTCGCACCGTGCTTGCTTACACAACTCACACAAACTGGAGCAATTTCAAAGGCATGTCGGTCCTCACAGGATATGAAGTGACGCCGGCTGCCTTGATGCCTCCAAAGCCGGACTTCAACTCCCTCAAGGCAAACGGCTCTGATGACGCATGGACACAAAGTAAATGGCCCGAGGCGTTTGGGCCCGCCGGTTCCAGTGGGAATTGGAGATTCTTCATCCCTCGTCAAGGTCCCTTAACTCCGGGGGTGTTAGACATGTGGATATGCCTGTCTAACGGGGAGAACATCACGCAGCAAGCTTTGCCATATGTTGTAGATGCCTTCCCTCATGACCTGCTCGCATTCATGATAGCTCCGGAAATTCGAGCGCTAATGGAGGCGCCGCCAGCGGGCGTGGTAGAAGATGCCGCTACAGCTGAAGCTCGAGCAGAGGTGGCTCGCAAAAATAAAGAACGTGGAAGCATGTGGTTCCCGACTGTGTTGCTGAACCTGGAGACGAAGGGGGCGTTGACGCAGGAGGGCGCTGAGTGGTTGGCAGTCAAGGTGACGGGGAAGCAGATCAGAGATGGCAAGTTTGATCTTGAAGTTGTAGTgagggatgttgatggccagaTGGTCATTTTGGCTCATCAGGTTGCCTTGATGGTGAGTTGGGAAAGAAATGTTGGCAAGAAAGGCGGGAAGAACAGGTCAGCGCTGTGA
- a CDS encoding short chain dehydrogenase (similar to Aspergillus clavatus NRRL 1 XP_001276386.1), producing MSTVVLITGASTGLGYEVARALCSSDQDYELVLAAMTDLLAFETRMALWTEFPDSAGHVHPVTMDVEDDNSIQKAFNLVKDKYDRLDVLVNNAGRCHGIHWGNGGRASHYEMNLHKYVSTPSLEQNMERQRRRLANCHKHLYPSFTQVYQSSIIILIQRDFHTGRLRKHRYPNEQIPSKGMAKGIWNRRARISKLIELLTQLNREWHRILKDDGVNVWAISPGYLATGLGGSAEEKRQQGALEPSVGGEFIRDVIEGARDDDVGKVITRFGIQPW from the exons ATGTCAACCGTCGTATTGATCACCGGAGCCAGCACCGGGCTGGGATATGAAGTCGCCCGAGCCTTGTGCAGCTCAGACCAAGACTATGAGCTTGTCCTCGCGGCCATGACTGACTTGCTAGCATTTGAAACCAGAATGGCACTTTGGACCGAATTCCCGGACTCAGCTGGTCATGTACATCCAGTGACAatggatgttgaagacgacAACTCAATACAAAAGGCGTTCAACCTGGTCAAAGACAAATATGACAGGCTGGATGTGTTGGTGAATAATGCCGGTAGGTGCCACGGAATCCACTGGGGAAATGGTGGACGAGCATCTCATTACGAAATGAATCTTCACAAGT ATGTCTCTACGCCAAGCTTGGAACAAAACATGGAGCGTCAACGCCGTCGGCTCGCAAATTGTCACAAACACCTTTATCCCTCTTTTACTCAAGTCTACCAATCCTCGATTATTATTCTTATCCAGCGGGACTTCCACACTGGCAGGCTCAGAAAACACCGATACCCCAATGAACAAATCCCCAGCAAAGGGATGGCCAAAGGAATCTGGAATCGGCGTGCCCGCATATCGAAGCT CATTGAACTCTTaactcaactcaacagaGAATGGCACCGAATTCTCAAAGACGATGGTGTCAACGTCTGGGCAATTTCACCAGGATACCTCGCCACAGGCCTGGGAGGCAGCGCAGAAGAAAAGAGGCAACAGGGAGCGCTGGAGCCGTCTGTGGGCGGCGAATTCATCCGCGATGTAATTGAAGGTGCGAGAGACGACGATGTTGGTAAAGTTATCACGAGATTTGGAATCCAGCCATGGTAG
- a CDS encoding NADPH-dependent FMN reductase (similar to Metarhizium robertsii ARSEF 23 XP_007820687.1) yields the protein MASKKTVALITGSTRKVRLGPFFTAYVRDMVAPQCPAINFEMVDLADHPLPIFDETNLPASQPADDPTPHYEHEHTKKWSAVVRKYDAFIFVTPQYNWSVPAGLKNALDFLFHEWKGKPAGIVSYGGRGGGKAAAHLRDILTGLDMAVLPTSPGLSTSRRMLPYVGEHKSVSDEDKARWKEAGSDLQIVALAQELGKELAKEKS from the coding sequence ATGGCCTCCAAAAAGACCGTCGCCCTCATCACGGGCAGCACCAGAAAAGTCCGTCTGGGGCCTTTCTTCACTGCCTATGTGAGAGACATGGTTGCCCCTCAATGCCCCGCCATCAACTTTGAGATGGTTGATCTGGCCGATCACCCGTTGCCCATTTTCGACGAGACCAACTTGCCGGCCAGTCAGCCTGCTGATGATCCTACGCCTCACTATGAGCACGAGCACACGAAGAAGTGGTCGGCTGTGGTGCGGAAATACGacgccttcatcttcgtcaccCCACAGTACAATTGGAGTGTGCCGGCGGGCTTGAAGAACGCGCTGGACTTTTTGTTCCATGAGTGGAAGGGGAAGCCAGCGGGCATTGTGTCGTATGGCGGAAGGGGAGGTGGCAAGGCGGCGGCTCATTTGAGAGATATCTTGACTGGCCTGGACATGGCTGTGTTGCCTACGTCTCCGGGCTTGAGCACCTCGCGCAGAATGTTGCCGTATGTTGGGGAGCATAAATCTGTGTCGGATGAGGATAAGGCACGGTGGAAGGAGGCGGGTTCTGATTTGCAGATTGTGGCTTTGGCTCAGGAGTTGGGCAAGGAATTggcaaaggagaagagttgA